The nucleotide window TGTTACAAGGTGAAAGAAATcgataaataagtaaacagatattattatcatcattattatcattatttctattatgagcatttactcctaatcttgaaaataagcccaaggcgtttacaaatagagcaGGAGAGTgggaaagattgcagcgaagatgagtgacggagaggctgaggaagttgattccaaagaatgggggcttggtatgaaaaactgcgttggccatacgttttggtttgaacagggggtgaggagggaagggggttgggggatggggggtcctaagcatgcgggtgtcagaagaagagcggagttggcgtgagggtatgtaaggatgaattagatcagaaagatactgtggaccagtggcgtcaatggacttgaaacaaagagagacgattTTGTACATAAtcctttcttgtactgggagccagtgtaaagcatggagaggagagacgtgatcaaattaaGAGGAACAAAAGAGAAGACAAGCAGCATGGTTCCGGACTTTCTAAAGCATAGcagtgaggtagctgggtgaaccaacaagcagggaattacaataatccaggcgggacagcacaaagacaaagaggagagttttggttgcatctgcAGTCAGGACATGAcaaatggatgcaattctgcgaatttcaaagtaacacaatttgcatatatttgcaattTGCTgatgataggaaagagactggtcgagtataACACCAAGATTACGGtgacactgagggagactgaggaaggaagagagactaaGTGGCgaagtctttgtggggtgataatcatgatttcagttttatcctcgtTTGATtttagcttgttttcagtcatccatgtcttcaaATCAGAGATGCAGGCCCGAGtagagtcagtgagagagggaaggagagacagaggtcccgacagatacagctggttgtcatcggaAAAGCTATGGTGGGAAAACGAATAATGTTTGAGAATGGTAGAAATCGGCTGTgtatggaaaacaaataaaatgggcCCAAGCatggagccttgtggcacaccaaactgtgCGTCGGACGGAGAGGATGAAAGaccgcaaacagaaacaacattggaccggacagacagatacgagcggaaccatgagagagcaagatTGCAGATTCCAAAAGTGCGATTCAGATGGTTGAGGAGAACTTGATGATCAACAGAatcaaaggcggctgaaagaCCAAGGAGAGAAAGAATTGATATTTCGTTGTTTCAAGAGAAGTTAATAAATCCTTCGCAGTGTTGAGAATGGCTGTCTCAGTGCTATGGCCAGTGCGgtaagcagactgaaatgggtaatTCAAAATATTGGTGCTGAGGTGGTCGAGAAATTGAGCAAGGACAATTTTCTCGGTGACTTTTGAGAAAAAGGGAAGATTAGAAACGCGTCTGTAATTCTTTAGTGAGTCCGGATGGAGGTCAAGCTTTTTGAGCAGTGGCCGTAAGGTAGCAGAGTTAAACACAATGGGAAAGGAGCCAGACAGAAGAGAGTTGTTAATAACAGCAGTGatgtgtggaagaagtgtgtCAAGGCAGTGGCTGAGGAAGGAAGCGGGAAAAGGGTCAAGTTAACATGTTTTAATGCTTGACTGTCTGACAACTCTCTTGACAGTGTCAATAGAGACAGGCtggagagaggtgaagggggtgCCAAAGAAATGTGGGTCAGGAGAGTCGAGAGTCTGACGGAGGTCTAGGATCTTACTGGTGAAGAAATTGGAAAATACTTGTGGAAGTTGGGAGGGTGGGATGTTGGTGGGAAGAGGGGTCGGATTTGCCAAGGAGTTTGTTGTTGATCGTATATAACATTTTGGAGGTGGCACATGCAGCAATTTTGGCATTTTGATATGCAGTTTTGGCAGCGTGTACTAAATTGTTCACAGCTTTGTTAGCAGCATGAAATATCTGTTTGTGAACGGTGAGGCTTGTTTTTAGCCAGTGTCTCGGCTCTGCGATGCTCTCGCTTTGCTTCCAGCAACTGGGGGCCACCGTCAGAGAACCTCGGTGATACCGGGCGTTGGGAGACCCTCCGTTCTGGTGGCAGGGGCGTACTGGTCCAGCAGGTCAGCCAGCAGCTGGTTGAGGTCATCGGCAGAAACAGGGGGGCAGGCCGCCAGCCTGGCTAGATTCCTCACCTGCACATAGACCTGGCTAAGTGGGGGCCTCAACAGGTCCAGCTGACACTGGAGGCACACATGGTCAGAGAGCAGGGAGTAGTTAATGGTCAGGGACTTTATTATGGTCTGGTCAGCCCTGTGCACGACCCAGTCCAGTGTATGACCATGCTGGTGTGTGGGGACACGGACAGCTTGGATCAGACCAAAAGAGTCGATGTGGTCGATAAGACTGGCAGTTTTGGTATTACTGGGAACATCGCAGTGGAAGTTGAAATCTCCCACAATCATATAGGAGCCTTTGAGGGAGTTGCAACAGGCCAGCAACTCGGGGAACTTGTCTATGAGCATTGAGTCCCTCAGATGGTTTTTGGTACTGGGGGGCGGGCGGTAAAGGGTGAAGAAGTGAAAGGTGTGGtagggaagggtgagggtgagcATGCCAAGTTCAAATGAGGGGTGAAGAAAGGGGAAAtcagtggtggtggagatgaaggGGGTGAAGAAGTCAGCGACGACGACAGCAATGCCGCCACCACGGGCAAAGCGAGGAAAGGAGAAGATGCTGTACCCAGGAGGAGCGAGGTCTCTGTACTTGGCATCATCACCTGTGGGGAGAAACCAAGTCTCACACACCGTGAAAATGTCAACGTCTTGATCATAGATAAAATAGTTTATAACAGAACGTTTTTCTTCATTTGTGTCTAAGGCACAAGGTGAAAGCAAGATatagtgttttaggacagtccaaACAGGACAGTGTATGTGCCACAGAATGAACACTGGTTCGTCCGGTATTTTATTTGACTATCGTTTGATAAGCAGTGATTTCATTCACATGGTATCAAAATTttaattcattcgttctttctttcttatagtGCAGCCAAATATACACCTACATCGTGCAATCGACGAAAATGGCGTCAGCATCACTACACTGTTGAAGAGACATAGAACTAGATGGATCTGCTAGTGATTCCACCTAAAACAATAGCCCtgtattaaaaaacacacaacaaaaacaaacaaaaaacaaacaaaaaaacacaacaacaaaacccaaaccccaaaccaGTACAAAAgcctctcacctcccccaccccatcactcaCCCCGTCCCCAAAAAGCAAACCTCACAAAACCGAGACGGTGACAGACAACAATGTGGCAGATTTTCCTGAAGATGGTTCTTGTGAAATCGGCCAGACCATAACActataaaaacattttttttttttttttttttccaatgaaaagCGCGGAAAACTTTACTACTTCTTCCCCCTTAcgtctgtgaagagtcactggggcgccgcacaagaactgttcaccagattcctccaggttgtgtgtcaaagcctgggcgtTTACAAATGGTTCTCCTGTCTAcactgcaatgttgtcagtccatcattttttcTGTCTTCGATTCTTTGTCAATCCCAGAACAGTTCCTTGAAAGACTTGTTTTGACAAGGCCATAGGATCTTGGATCCGATATTAACAAGGATCCACAATAACCGCTTTCCCCCGTCcttatttatatatttacctatttggtgtgtgtgtgtgtgtgtgtgtgtgtgtgtgtgtgtgtgtgtgtgtgtgtgtgtgtgtgtgtaggagagaagCAGTTATCTTTGGACCAGTTCCTAGCCATCTACCGACAGATGGGCCAGGTGAAGGAGTGGGGCACTTTCCGGGATTTTGAGGAAGCTTTCAAGTCCTTCGACAGAGAGGGCCAGGGCTTTATCTCCGCTGCGGAGTGCCGCCACCTCCTGACATCcatgggtgggtgaagggggtggggatgttacATTGAACTTTGGAAGAATGGCTATGTAAGTGGCGTGACTAATGTTACATGGCAGAGTGGCCGTGGAACTGAAGTGTCTAATGTTACATGGAAGAGTGGCTGTGGAACTGAAGTGTCTAATGTTACATGGCAGAGTGGCTGTGGAACTGAAGTGTCTAATGTTACATGGAAGAGTGGCTGTGGAACTGAAGTGTCTAATGTTACATGGAAGAGTGGCTGTGGAAGTGGAGTGTCTGTTTGTGGAAGTGGATTGTCTATTGTTACATGGAAGAGTGGCTGTGAACGTGTGGTGTCTAATGTTACATGGAAGAGTGGCTGTAAACGTGGGGTGTCTATTGTTGCATGGAAGAATGGCTATGTAAGTGGGGTGTCTAATGTTACATGGAAGGGTGGCTGTGGAAGTTGAGTGTCTATTGTTACATGGAAGGATTTTGTGATGGCTTAACCATGACAGGAAAAAGTATGCTGACTGACGGATTTTGTTCTGCCAGCTGGAAGACAGAGATACGATTACCAGAAGGAAAcgtataaataaatgataaatgaataaacaaatcaattaatCTATCTAatcgatagatacatacatacatatgttgaTAGTGACAACAGCTGGTCTGTTATTTCAGGCGAGAGGCTGACTGACGAAGACGTGGACCGTATCATGGAGCTGACTGAAGTGGAGGTCGATCTGGAAGGAAACATTAAATACGCAGGTAGGTCAGTTCAGATGGCGTATGTCTTGGAGCTTAGCCAAAGTGGTAGCAGCAATTTTCATGGACTATCAACATCATCTTGGAGCTTAGCAGAGGAGGTAGCAGTAATTTTCAATGACTATCAACGTCATTTTGGAGATTTGTCGAGGAGATAGCAGTAATTCTCAATGACCATTAGTATAATCACGGAGCTTTGCCAAGGGTGTAACAGTGATTCTCAATGACTACTAACATCAACATAATCATGGAGCTTTGCTGAGGGGGTAGCAGTAATTCTCAATGACAATCAACATAATCATGGAGCTTTGCTGAGGGGGTAGCAGTAATTCTCAATGACAATCAACATAATCATGGAGCTTTGCTGAGGGGGTAGCAGTAATTCTCAATGACAATCAACATAATCATGGAGCTTTGCTGAGGGGGTAGCAGTAATTCTCAATGACAATCAACATAATCATGAAGCTTTGCTGATGGTGTAGCAGTGATTCTCAATGACCATCAACATAATTATGGAGTTTTGCCGATGGGGTAGTAGTAATTCTCAATGACCATCAGCATAATTATGGAGCTTTGCCGAGGGGGTAGCAGTGATTCTAAATGAACATCAACATAATTATGGAGCTTTGCCGAGGGGGTAGCAGTGATTCTAAATGACTATCAACATAATTATGGAACTTTGCCGAGGGGGTAGCAGTAATTATCAAtgatcatcaacataatcatggAGCTGTCTGACACTGTCATAGATGCATGGTGTTGTAGTTTGTTAGAGTGTGCCGTCTTCAGCACGCAGGGTTTCTGTCGGGCTTACCtcacccttagctcatggcccaaagacctgccctgtgagcacaggcaGGGTGTTTATCCGAGGATTCCAACTCGTGGAAAGAGGTCATAGCACACCTCTTGATCCAATGATGAACCCGTCGTAGGGCATGGGGTATTTCAATGAGTGCAAAAGTGCCACCTCttgtcctgtcccatcctgatGATAGAAACATCGCCAGTTGGTCCGGGGTGGTGGATGTCGTAGCTAACCCTCATGTCTGAGGGCCGTCCCCCTATCCGCCACCTGTGGTTTAGGATTTACCTGATGCATGTAGTGACGAAGGCCCTCGTGAAGGCAATGCTGCGACCGAGaaccacaagggatgcatatcacctTCTTCAACTCTGGCAACAGGTGGTGATTATAAAATTACAAGCTGGCCATTGCCGTCTCAATGCCCATCTGTTCAGGAagatgaagctggcaccatcttCCACCTGTTCCTGTGGTCTAGAACACCAGAACACAATTTTCggtcctgcctccccccccctcgccccccctcccaccctcacgccccctccGAAGGGACTCAGAGACACTGTGTGGCGGACACCAACCCAACTGCATAACAAGCTCCTTGGCCCCAGACAGGACCTGCAGtgtaacccagtgcgcttagtcaggccttgagggataaaaagatgataaatagataaatgaaggaatgaatgaatgattaaataaatgtagatcacacacacacatacagagtgtgtTTCTCAGTCCATTGCCGAAATCAGGTTCTTCTCGAAGTTTTTCactgattgatttattgaatTAGATTTGCTGTTattatggttattgttgttgttgcagacttCATCAGCAAAATTATGGCCGGACCATCGGATGCTGACAAATAAACATAATGCATTCTGGGAAGGATACACGTACGTCATATCCTGCCAGCAGAAATCATCTCAGAAAATGACATTGTCTGTTCCGAAGGGAAAATGATTTGTTGATgtgcatttgcttgtttgttcgtgttgtcgttttctgtttgtttgctttttaaatcaatcttttttcttatatggtgtgtgtaaaaTAGCCTCATGTATAATAATTCAATGCCCCTAGAAAACACATGAAATAAAacttgttgccttgccttgccccgcCGACTATCTTAAAAGTGGACAATGTTATCACATCATAATTTGTGGGCTTGCAGACATTGCATCCTTTTGTCAATTGTAATTGTATCATGTCCTGAACAGATCAATATAAAGAAGACATGCGGTGTGTATAATCAAAGCATCCCCCTATTATTTGACTACACTCTCTAAACACGGTAGGAAGGTGGCAGTATGGTTAAGACGAttatcagccagtacagtgtccgtgagggtctggtttcGTCTCCCAGAtttggaaagtcaaactgagcgtcaggtctttcggatgagacaataaactgaggtcccgtgtgcagcacgcactcgatGCACTGATAATTCTctgtggcaacataagtgttgtaaTGTGGcacaattctgtggaagaaatccactctggtaggtaagCAAATATATGTGCGTACTCTCAAAGCCTGATTGACAATCTGTCAGACATGtgcgtagcagatgtggcgtagcgtatatggatttctccgaatgcagtgacgcctccttcagaaactgaaaatgatCTTGAAaattcgttggtttttttttttcatgaaatagTTTTGAAGTAGTTGTTCCCACTGTATTGCTTATCTATACAGTTTGCCAGCAGTGTGACATTTCAATACATGTTGGATATCCATCTATTCTTAGCTTATctgtacatcagtgtgtgtgtgtgtgtgtgtgtgtgtgtgtgtgtgtgtgtgtgtgataaaaggtGCAATGTCGCGGTTGCTGGACATGTGGCATTTTCCAGCGTGGTGACATTCCAATTATATGTAGTGATTAAGCCATCATTGAGCAGTGAGCCGTCAATGTGTTGTGAGCCATCATTGAGCAGTGAGCCACCAGTATGTTGTGATCGATCTATTTTTAGCTTACCTGTACATCAATaaatctctcactctgtgtgtgtgtgtgtgtgtgtgtgtgtgtgtgtgtgtgtgtgtgtgtgtgtgtgttaggtcatCATTGAGCAGTGAGGCATCATTGAGCAATGAGGCATCATTGAGTCGTGAGCCATCATTGAGCAGTGAGCCATCAATATGTAGTGAGCCATCAATATGCAGTGAGCTACCAATATGTAGTGAGTTATCACTGAGCAGTGAGTCATCATTGAGCAGTGAGCCATCATTGAGCAGTGAGCCATCATTGAGCAGTGAGGCATCATTGAGCAGTGAGCCATCAATATGTAGTGAGCCATCAATATGCAGTGAGCTATCAATATGTAGTGAGTTATCACTGAGCAGTGAGTCATCATTGAGCAGTGAGGCATCATTGCGTAGTGAGCCATCATTGAGCAGTGACCCATCATTGAGCAGTGAGTCATCATTGAGCAGTGAGGCATCATTGCGTAGTGAGCCATCATTGAGCAGTGAGCCATCATTGAGCAGTGAGGCATCATTGAGCAGTGAGCCATCATTGAGCAGTGAGCCATCGTTGTGTAGTGAAGAAAACACGAAATGCAAACACTCCCTTCTTATTTCTCCTCaccaatgcatgcatgcactcacacacacaaacatcccccctcATGCACacgtatgtacgcgcgcgcgcgcgcgcgcacacacacacacacacacacacacacacgcgttctctcttctttctgtctgtctctttctttcacacacaaacacacacgcacagacacgcacacatacgcgtgcgcgttCATTGACTTTTatatgcgcacacaaacatacgtagGACCAGTTTTCAATTATTTATTCCAGTCAGTTCCcttcaccaaaaaagaaaaagaaaaaaaaggaagaaaagaatagaagaagaagatgaagaaagacatGTAGCACAATCTGCTGGGATTCAGGGGgctaaatgagaaaaaaagaaaaaagaaaaaaaaaaaaagaaaagaaattgatacAAAGAAGAAGATCGAGTGAAAGAATGAGAAAACACGTCTTGCTTTGAGCTGCAGCATGCTACATACCAAGAAGacgaaatagaatagaatagaatatgccttACTACCAAGTGTACtgcggtcacaaggaatattggggagggggggtgagggggggggggggggctagtacataaaaaggtacaaacataaagcgaaaatcatacacagatacagtagaaattaggatacatacatgtgcatatcaaataCAAAAACTTATGCCGCCTATtaatgtggatggggctgatgactagatcttcaggtagatggttgttgattgcacagttctatttaatcatacttgatttgttcgagagacagggcattgactgctttgggggaaaagctaatggcgaagcgattggttttcatcctcatacttctgtaccgtcgaccagaggggagcatctcgaaaacccCAAAAGCTgggtgtgattcgtcctggctgattgattttactTTTGTGATAGATGCGAAACAGACTCTGGAAACtttgaaaaataaaagtaaaaattctaaataaaaactgaatgaaaacatGGAAAAGACAAACCGAAACAGACAAAACAATCAGCAAGATTTTGAAGGGATGCTTCACACAGTCCGGGGATACCCCAAGTAGTGATGAGGTCAAGGTCACGAGGCACGCGAGGCTTGGTGACCCTGAAGACCTTCAGAGGTCACAGCCTCGTTCTGGTCACTGTTTAAAGCCTGAAAAAATTCGTTGTGTGGTTGGAATATTTATGTGAAGAATTATAAactagaccttcagcttggttttgGCACGACTTCCATTGCAGCAAAATCATAAACGTATCAGCTGGCGATGTAATTTCAATCTATTTTATCGGAAGAGTTCTAAATTAAACCAGAAACATGATTTTGGCATGCTTTCCATAGCGATAGAATCATAAACGTTTCAGCGGGCGGTGTGATTTTAACTCATATGAATAGTTGGTGAACTCGTCATGAAATGCAGGATATACATTAAAGTGGTCCTGACAAACACAACATGAAATGGTTGATAAACCCATGAAAGAAATTCCACACAAAAAGACATGTTGAGAAAATTAatgcagacacactgatacacagacagagaaacatgtgCTCGTGCACGCCCtctaagaacagagagagagagagagagacaggggcggggagggggtaaagagagagggagagaaaggagaaagagggagagggagagaagggggcgggggcgggggggggggggggggggggggggagaggaagacagagagaaagagacatacagatacagacacagacagagagtcagatagagagaggtagacacagactgacagacaaccacACATCCAGCCTCACTCACACATGGATGCGGTTTGAACCTCAACCCATCACTCACACAAGGACAGAGGTTTGAACCtcaacacatcactcacacaaggAAAGGGGTTTGAACCtcaacacatcactcacacaaggACAGAGGTTTGAACCtcaacacatcactcacacaaggACAGAGGTTTGAACCtcaacacatcactcacacaaggACAGAGGTTTGAacctcaacacatcacacacacaaggacagaggtTTGAACCtcaacacatcactcacacaaggACAGGGGTTTGAACCTCAACGCATCACTCACACAAGGACAGGGGTTTGAACCtcaacacatcactcacacaaggACAGGGGTTTGAACctgaacacatcactcacacaaggACAGGGGTTTGAACctaaacacatcacacacacaaggacagaggtTTGAACCtcaacacatcactcacacaaggACAGAGGTTTGAACCtcaacacatcactcacacaaggACAGAGGTTTGAACCtcaacacatcactcacacaaggACAGGGGTTTGAACCTCAACGCATCACTCACACAAGGACAGAGGTTTGAACCtcaacacatcactcacacaaggAAAGGGGTTTGAACCtcaacacatcactcacacaaggACAGAGGTTTGAACctgaacacatcactcacacaaggACAGAAGTTTGAacctgaacacatcacacacacaaggacaggggTTTGAacctgaacacatcacacacacaaggacaggggTTTGAACCTCAACACATTACTCACACAAGGACAGGGGTTTGAACCtcaacacatcactcacacaaggACAGAGGTTTGAACCtcaacacatcactcacacaaggACAGAGGTTTGAACCtcaacacatcactcacacaaggACAGAGGTTTGAACCtcaacacatcactcacacaaggACAGAGGCGGTACACTGAACAGGCCGGGGAGGCTGGCGTGGGATCCCAGCACTTTGAGGATGTCCTGCTGACTGTGCAGACATGACGCCACCACGGTGCGAGCACATCGCCACGCGGCCAGTGCCtctctgcgcgcgcacacacacacacacacacacacacacacacacacatccattacatccacccatccaaacaCGAGCATGTGtacctgcagtgtgtctgtgagaagtccgtcactgagagacctacctgcagtgtgtctgtgagaagtccgtcactgagagacctacctgcagtgtgtctgtgagaagtccgtcactgagagacctacctgcagtgtgtctgtgagaagtccgtcactgagagacctacctgcagtgtgtctgtgagaagtccgtcactgagacacctacctgcagtgtgtctgtgagaagtccgtcactgagagacctacctgcagtgtgtctgtgagaagtccGTCGCTGAGACAcctacctgcagtgtgtctgtgagaagtccgtcactgagagacctacctgcagtgtgtctgtgagaagtccGTCGCTGATAGAcctacctgcagtgtgtctgtgagaagtccgtcactgagagacctacctgcagtgtgtctgtgggACGTCCGTCACTGATAGAcctacctgcagtgtgtctgtgagaagtccGTCACTCAGAgacctacctgcagtgtgtgagAAGTCTGACACTGATAGACCTACCTGCAGTGTCTGTGGGAAGTCCGTCACTGAGAGACCTACCTGCAGTCTGTCTGTGAGAAGTCCGTCACTGAGAGAcctacctgcagtgtgtctgtgagaagtccgtcactgagacacctacctgcagtgtgtctgtgagaagtccgtcactgagagacctacctgcagtgtgtctgtgagaagtccGTCGCTGAGACAcctacctgcagtgtgtctgtgagaagtccgtcactgagagacctacctgcagtgtgtctgtgagaagtccGTCGCTGATAGAcctacctgcagtgtgtctgtgagaagtccgtcactgagagacctacctgcagtgtgtctgtgagaagtccgtcactgatagacctacctgcagtgtgtctgtgagaagtccgtcactgagagacctacctgcagtgtgtgagAAGTCTGACACTGATAGAcctacctgcagtgtgtctgtgagaattCCGTCACTGATAGACCTACCTGCAGCGTGTCTGTGAGAAGTCCGTCACTGATAGAcctacctgcagtgtgtctgtgagaagtcTGACACTGATAGAcctacctgcagtgtgtctgtgagaagtccgtcactgagagacctacctgcagtgtgtctgtgagaagtccGTCACTGAGAGACAtacctgcagtgtgtctgtgagaagtccGTCACTGAGAGACCTACCTGCAGTATGTCTGTGAAAAGTCCGTCACTGAGAGAcctacctgcagtgtgtctgtgagaagtccgtcactgagagacctacctgcagtgtgtttgtgagaagtccgtcactgatagacctacctgcagtgtgtctgtgagaagtccgtcactgatagacctacctgcagtgtgtctgtgagaagtccgtcactgagacacctacctgcagtgtgtctgtgagaagtccgtcactgatagacctacctgcagtgtgtctgtgagaagtccgtcactgagagccctacctgcagtgtgtctgtgagaagtccgtcactgatagacctacctgcagtgtgtctgtgagaagtccgtcactgagagacctacctgcagtgtgtctgtgagaagtccgtcactgagagacctacctgcagtgtgtctgtgagaagtccgtcactgagagacctacctgcagtgtgtctgtgagaagtccgtcactgagagacctacctgcagtgtgtctgtgaaAAGTCCGTCACTGATAGAcctacctgcagtgtgtctgtgagaagtccgtcactgagagacctacctgcagtgtgtttgtgagaagtccgtcactgatagacctacctgcagtgtgtctgtgagaagtccgtcactgagagacctacctgcagtgtgtctgtgagaagtccgtcactgagacacctacctgcagtgtgtctgtgagaagtccgtcactgatagacctacctgcagtgtgtctgtgagaagtccgtcactgagagacctacctgcagtgtgtctgtgagaagtccgtcactgagagacctacctgcagtgtgtctgtgagaagtccgtcactgagagccctacctgcagtgtgtctgtgagaagtccgtcactgagagacctacctgcagtgtgtctgtgagaagtccgtcactgagagacctacctgcagtgtgtctgtgagaagtccGTCACTGAGAGACCaacctgcagtgtgtctgtgagaagtccgtcactgagagacctacctgcagtgtgtctgtgagaagtccGACACTGAGAGActtacctgcagtgtgtctgtgagaagtccgtcactgagagacctacctgcagtgtgtctgtgagaagtccgtcactgagagacctacctgcagtgtgtctgtgagaagtccGTCACTGAGAGACCaacctgcagtgtgtctgtgagaagtccgtcactgatagacctacctgcagtgtgtctgtgagaagtccgtcactgatagacctacctgcagtgtgtctgtgagaagtccgtcactgatagacctacctgcagtgtgtctgtgagaagtcTGACACGGACAGACGTTCCAGATTGGTCAGACAGGTGTCCAGCTGCAGACTGGGATCCGCTGGACACAGGTCACTGGGCTGGCCCTGTacccacactgaaacacagatCTGTGTGCAACCACATTGAAACACAGATACTGGTGCAGAGTGCCCTGCACCCACATTGAAACACAGATCGTGGTGCAGAGTGCCCTGCaaccacactgaaacacagatCTTGGTGCacccacactgaaacacagataTTGGTGCA belongs to Babylonia areolata isolate BAREFJ2019XMU chromosome 13, ASM4173473v1, whole genome shotgun sequence and includes:
- the LOC143288817 gene encoding myosin essential light chain, striated adductor muscle-like, giving the protein MSSPEELAEVQEVFDLFDFWDGRDGLIDAAKVGDLLRCMGLNPTLSTVHSAGGTSKPGEKQLSLDQFLAIYRQMGQVKEWGTFRDFEEAFKSFDREGQGFISAAECRHLLTSMGERLTDEDVDRIMELTEVEVDLEGNIKYADFISKIMAGPSDADK